The genomic segment ATAATAAGCAAATTCTGTTGATGGATTTAGTCAGGTCTGGATTAAAGTGATTTTGTATGCACCTCTCTCACAACACCATTGTTTTTATACTTTCATATAGATTTATCATGGCCGATTTTGAGAGGTTGTGTTTGAGTATTTTTCTTGGGCTCATTCTTCTATCCCTTCCACATGCAACATCTATGGACCTTACAAAAGAAGCAGGTTCCAggcttctctatttttttcttgttgagtGTTTGTTTGTCTCACACTTTGTAGTTACTAATCTATGTTCtgtatttattgttttctagAAAACGGATGCCTTTGTCCTTGCCCGTGTAACCCATTGCCTACAAAAGAATACGCCCCACCTGATGGTTGGTGGATTGTCTCTCTGGTATCCATTTTTGCTGTCATAACAGTGACGTTTTGCTTGTCACAACTGATATATGCAGTACGTCCAGCTCCAGCTCCAGCAGAAACATTggaagtgaaaaacaaaaacatggaaAAGTATGACTGAGGAATACTATGCACGAAGTTCCTATCTTTAGAAGAAGAATCTAAATCCTCCTCATCATATGCTTTTTAAAAGAGCTTGTCATGGAAGTATCTTTTGGTGGAAACAAAACATTTGTCATCTTCGAACTCAATCATGTGTCATTTTTGAATCGCTTACCATCATTTCTCCTTTACCTACGCTTTTGTAGAAATCTCTATTGCTGGGATTCTTTTCTTTAAGAAGATTTAAAAGTTATATGATTCAGCTTTTGTCTAACTTAATTTTCTAACATTTGTTACAGTAGATTAATAATTTGATGGTATAATTTAATGTGCGCCTGCGCTTAGAGGTTTTTTCCGTCGGGCTAGAGGAAAGTAGAGTATTATCTAGGAGTCTTTGGAAAGGTTTAATTGCAAGGAATCTAGTGCAACCAACGACTTGTTAGAATTTCGCTCAGAATCATCCAAATCAACTGAAACCTGGAAAAAAACCTGAATTGATGGTTGATGCGGCAAATTCAAAAGATCGTGGAAGATTCATGTGAAGTATATATAAACTGCCTAAAACTTGATTGGGAACTTCATGATACAGAGTTATAATGAGAATGTGAACTTTTCTTCCAAAGAATGACCAATAGAACAATAAGAAAATGACTTGGATTATAATGAGAATGTGAACTTTTGGAATACAGAGTTAATTTCTTGAGAACAAGTTACTTTTCCGCTATATAATCAACTGTATCATGTCCAGAGTTGAGAGAGCTACAcattgaaaaattagaaacaagaaaattagaCAGAGGTAATAAAAAGAAGACATACACATACGAGATCAAAAAATTGAAGGCGGGAATGAATGTCCCTACAGAGCTTTATGAACAAAACCAGCCTTTCTTTCCTATCTGCAACTCTTCAAAAGGTAAGATGATGGACTTGAATAGCCTCCCGGAGAAGCTGCGGATACCATTGTTTTCCCTGGTGTCCCACAATCGCTGAAGTCTAAGGTGCGACGCTCCACCTACATTTTAACAGAGAACTGGTTCAGTGTAAGTcaatttataaactcaaactgtTATTCCTCTTATCTCTACCAAGTTCAGCATCTAATTTTAACATTAAGCTAGACCAAGATAGAGGAAGAGAGTCTATAAGGTCTTATTAATGCCAAACCTGGGATCGGTTTCCAAGCTGATCGTGAGGGAGGTGATGATTTTCTTTCCCTTGAATGGACTTGTTTAGCTGTCTCTTCTTGAGTATTGTTTCAGGTGTGTCATTACCTAAAACTTCCAAGGCATCTGCATATGCCGTAGCTGAGTGTTCACTCAAATGCTTCATCAGCCCTATGGCATCATAACTTCTCTCCCCGGGACTCATAAAGCACCCAATatcctggaaaaaaaaaagaaaaaaacaacaaagaataCACGTCCATCAACAAGCGCtttaatctaaaacaaaaagtagaacATCCAGAGACTAAGTTCATTCAAAGTTACTCCAACTCATATATTTACCTCAAATGTAATTTCTGGAGGCAACTTTGGACTTTgcaagaaagaaccaaagagtaaAGGAGATTTCCAAGGTGATGGGGTATCAAGGAGTTTTCTAAACGGAGTTCCATCAAATCTGGAAAACGAGTGAGACCATGACAACTTAGAATAGAACTTTCCAGCTAATATGTTTCAATAGCAAAAACAGATATCGAAGACATTGAGAGGAAAAGGTAAAACTTACATGCTGAAGTTTTCAATATCAAAGCTGGTCCCTGCAGAGTTAATTTTATCGAATGCTGATAAAGGAGAAGAGTCTACTGTGCATGGAGGTTCTGATGGGATTTCATCAGTTGGAATATCACCTAATGAGCATATGTGCTGGTTTGATAGATCTTTCGCACTTGTATTAACTTTGCTATCGGATCTACATCCAATCATACCAGGTGAAGACAGTCGTATCTCAACCAAACTTCCAGAAGTTTCTTGATCCTGGTGCAAGGAAGAGATGTATAAATTTATGTTATTCGAGATTTAGCaccaattataaaaatattatcctCATGAAAGACAGCTCAAATACCTAGATGCAATGTGTTTAAGTTCATGTGACTGATTCGATCTCACAGGAAGATATTTCAACAAACTAGATTGATGTTTTAAGCAACAAGAAGTGTACTAATAGACTCGATAAGGGTATACCAGACATTGCACCTTACAGCCATAGATATCAGAGAATGAGATGACTGGGATTTAATAAGTAATATTAGATAATATGCAAGAACAAAGACGGACTTACATTTTTAGCTGAAGCACCACCTTCATTACATCCCTTTTCATTTTGCATAGAAGTCACTCCACTTGACTTTAAGGTTTCCTTTGGTTCCTCATCTCTCGGAATCATTTCTTGATCTGACTGACCTGATGCAGCATATCTAATATCTTTGGCTTCGGAACGGGAGGCGcatctataattattttcaggAGATTCTGACGGACGAGAGGACATGCAATCATCTCCTTCATCAAGCATTACATCTAAGCATGAAAAATCTTTAGCCAAGGAGGAAGTCGAAGCCCTTCTAtgctttttgtcttttcttctaTCAAGTACAGGTGACAGCAAGTCTCGATGCCGCTTCTGTAAGATGGATGGTGCATTACTTGAACTTTTGCCAGCATCATTAAGCATGACATCAGGGCTCCTGTCGTGACACGGTGAATCCCATAACCTTAACGGAGTTGTACAATTCATCGAAGAAATCATCAACTGGCGGATACCAAAGGGACTGTACTCTTGCCGTAAGTCACTATTTGATGGTACAAGATCACAGCTGAAGAAAGGAATATCGGCACTTGGAAAACGTGGCGGTTCATAACAAAGAGCTCCTTTGTCTTTTTCATCTGGCTTATCATCGATAGGAAAATAAATCTTGTTCACtctagaaggagaagaaaaactaTTCAGAGGTACTAGCTTCAAAGAGTCCTTGGGAATATATGACAGCCCCTGTTGTTCTGGGATACCACCATTATCATCATTTCCATGGGAAGTTATATGTCCATCAGTGTCGATGAAACCATCATTTGTATCAGTCTTACGTTCTAATCCAGTATCTAATAAGGGGACACAATTATGAACCGCCAGGCCCTCAGAACTTGAAGGATGCCAGGATAAAGCTGGAAGTTTTCCAGTTTCATGAACATGGGTTTCTACAGACTGGGAACAAAGAGATCCTTTGCCCTTTTGAGGGCCAATCATATTCCGACCTTGCTCACCAGAAGATGTACAGCTATCTTTCATGGTATCTGGGAAAAGAACCCTACAACATTCCTCATCCGTGATCAAAGTTTGAGCTTCTGGATCTGTGTCTGAGTTTGGCAAAGCAGGTTGATCACTTAATCTTACTGAACTTTGAAAAGCTTGTTGAAGTGCTTGATTTTTTCCGTCGTTGTTCATGTTATGGGTCAATAAGTCTAGATCGAGGTCCTGTTTGGCATCATTAGATACACCCTTCAATTGATCCTCCGTATCTGTGGTAGTTCTAACCTTGTGAGAACAATTAAGATTCTCAAACTTCTTTGAGCATTCTGCTTCACAAGAAATTTCTGGGACAACAATTTTGGCATCTTCAAAGGGAGGGTAGTATGGTTCTGCAGCATCATTTGATATTTTCTGCTCTGCTCCTGAATGAAATTCAGGCATGTAAAATTCCTCATTTCCAGGTTTAACCTCATCTTGGAAATCATTGGTTGACTGTGAGAAAACAGTTGAAGCTTGGCTGCATTCTGATTCTTCAGCATCGACTGGCCTTGAATTACCTTCATCTCCACTGCTGTGCATCCACGAGGGAGATGGAGCGATAGATTTGTTCTGAAGGGCAATTAATGGCGAGCTTTGACACTGATCTAAAAGACCTGATGCATAGTAGGAATCCAACTTCTTCTTAACTGAGCTGTTCCAGTGATTTTTTATCGAATTATCTGACCTATAGGAACGTaagaacaaataagaaaatcaCCAAAGCAGGAAGGATCATcagcagcaaaaaaaaacagtattcCATCGCATACGAGGCCACCAAATTTTAGGAACATGCTATTGTTATACTAAGATTCATGGAAAAGACATATTTACCTTCCTGGCAAAAATTTCATTAGCTCTGCCCACTTATTCCCATAAATTTGATGTGCACGAATAAGAGTCAGTTCCTCTTCCTGAGTCCATGCATTTTTATTGATCCCAGGGTTAAGATGGTTATGCCACCTACATCAGCCACAATACTGTTCATGTGCATCGCAGTACTACCCAATGTATGAAGTGtagtataaaaatatcatttgatCGGAAAAGAAGTAGAGAGTTGTGCCTACCTTTCCCTACATTGTTTCCCTATGCGACCAGGTAAATGCTGAGATATAGTAGACCATTTCTTTGGCCCATGTTTTTCAACCAGAGCAATTATAGTGTTATCCTCCTTTAAAGAATATGGAAAAATGATATGTCATGAAACACATTACAGATGCTATATAAGGTGTAAAAGACTCAAATTAAGCAAAGCATATAAAGCAATTCACCAAATCACCTCTTTTGACCACGGTCCTTTCACAAGCTCCGGGTTCAAGACCTTTTGCCATCTATGAAGACACTGGACATCAGTCCGATCCTTAAAACATTCAGCTGAAAAggtgaatcaaacaaaatcacacaTTACTTTCAACATACTAACTAAACTAAAGACTACAAAATCAGAATTCGCTATTTGACTTACCTATTTTCTTCCAGTTCTTTCCTTGAAAACGCTCAACAGCTTTGCACAAGACATCGTCCTGATCCAGGAATACAGAAAATTAATCCTAACAGAAATATTCTTTTAAGAGACAAATCTTCAGTACGTGCAAGGGGATGGATAATTCAACTAGTTAAATAGGACTGTACAAAGCAAACAATAGGGTGTGATATAACCAACTGATTACACTCAGCCAGTTTTCCGGGAAGCATCAGATAGACAAGAAAAAAGGACACAGGAGCGGAACACACCTCTTCAGGAGTCCATTGTCCTTTGGTGGATCGTCTTGCAGGGCCAGATGTTCTCCTAAGAAAATGTCACAAAGAGCTTACAACATTAAACCTAAGAATGTCTAGTTGAATGCCAAAAACTGGTGCTAAAAAAGCAAATTCCAACTTCAACATTGAAACCCaaacagaaagaagagaagggagGCGTACCCATGTTTCCCTTTAAGATCGGCTTGGAAACTCTCTTGTGGGGTACTAGGTGCTTTCATCTCACGCTTCATAGTTAGCAGCAAAGAAAGCAATATGAAGACACACCACAAAGTCAGTTTCTTTGATGTGTCTTACAAATCATCATAAGCCTACCACAATGCTACaatctgaaaataaaaattaaaaaacacagTCGGACTTGTTAACAATTAGGCATTAGCtcaatatatataactcagcAAAAGACTAAAACAACgaagaaattacaaaaacaaaagtaaagaaGGTAGCTTTAGATTATGAGATTGGATTCCAAAAGCAAAAAACCTAAGAGAAGAAGTCGTAATTAAAGAACCCAGAACAAAAacctcaaaactaaaaaaaaactaaaaaaaaagcttggAACTTGCTCTGAAACAAAATCAGGATGAAATTGAAGCTTTTTACGATGTAAGGGAAGATTCAAAGAGTGGATTTTTAGATGTTTGgttcaggaagaagaagtattcgtgaaaaaaaactaaccaaaatGTGACCATAAGAGACGGAGACAAGGTCATACGAGTAAGCCTCACACTTTGGCAGATCCACGAAATCCAAGTAATTAAGACGTCGCTGTGAATCCAGACgacggcgaagaagaagaagaagaagaagaagaagaacacaaatcgaattagagagagagaagagagagaagaggtgTATTCAAAACTCAAACATGGAGAGGCGGAATTCGAAgtgagaggagagagaggaagagagagagagagatcaaaacaaaaagggaaagTGATCTCAGCCGTTAATTTTAATCTCTGAATCTCTTAAGTTTGGTCTCtaatctaatctctctctccccataataataataataataataaagttttattttttttcttatttatttttcaaggATTTTGCTTGCATTCAGATAACAACATCTACTCTTACTTTTTAAGATTTAGGTTAAGAtgactttatttgttttttttgaattttgaaggaGATTGATGAAATTTGCCAGTAACAGAGCTATTCTAAAGTCAGCATTaaaaaagaaccctaaaaacaaTGTGGACAAGGTCAAAACGAAAGGACCAAGATTTCCAATTTGATTCTCAAAATTACGACTTATGTATATTAATGTTAAACTATTACTATGAGCGAGTTAGTTAGTAGCAAGTCAGACAGTGGGATACTTTATGTTGTTAATTGTTAGTTATTCGTCTGTAAATTTGGGAAAGCTTCCTAAAATAAACTTAAGCTAggttttaaaccaaaagaagattctgcactaataaaaccaaaacaaaaccaacatatgattgacttaaaacaaaatttgctaATAACGAACTACTACTACAACTGCATTTGCTGATTTTCTAGTTATATCAATCATCGCAACAAGTTTGGGATATGGTTTTTGACTGTGAAGTATACGgaaaaaattaaagttgcaactagagaaatatattaaaaacactCAAGTGTCACGAGCTAAAGAGAGACAAAAGTAGAAAAAGCAAGCTCTCTCATGCTTCGACCTTCTGGGATTTGTT from the Camelina sativa cultivar DH55 chromosome 12, Cs, whole genome shotgun sequence genome contains:
- the LOC104729997 gene encoding myb-related protein 3R-1-like, whose translation is MKREMKAPSTPQESFQADLKGKHGRTSGPARRSTKGQWTPEEDDVLCKAVERFQGKNWKKIAECFKDRTDVQCLHRWQKVLNPELVKGPWSKEEDNTIIALVEKHGPKKWSTISQHLPGRIGKQCRERWHNHLNPGINKNAWTQEEELTLIRAHQIYGNKWAELMKFLPGRSDNSIKNHWNSSVKKKLDSYYASGLLDQCQSSPLIALQNKSIAPSPSWMHSSGDEGNSRPVDAEESECSQASTVFSQSTNDFQDEVKPGNEEFYMPEFHSGAEQKISNDAAEPYYPPFEDAKIVVPEISCEAECSKKFENLNCSHKVRTTTDTEDQLKGVSNDAKQDLDLDLLTHNMNNDGKNQALQQAFQSSVRLSDQPALPNSDTDPEAQTLITDEECCRVLFPDTMKDSCTSSGEQGRNMIGPQKGKGSLCSQSVETHVHETGKLPALSWHPSSSEGLAVHNCVPLLDTGLERKTDTNDGFIDTDGHITSHGNDDNGGIPEQQGLSYIPKDSLKLVPLNSFSSPSRVNKIYFPIDDKPDEKDKGALCYEPPRFPSADIPFFSCDLVPSNSDLRQEYSPFGIRQLMISSMNCTTPLRLWDSPCHDRSPDVMLNDAGKSSSNAPSILQKRHRDLLSPVLDRRKDKKHRRASTSSLAKDFSCLDVMLDEGDDCMSSRPSESPENNYRCASRSEAKDIRYAASGQSDQEMIPRDEEPKETLKSSGVTSMQNEKGCNEGGASAKNDQETSGSLVEIRLSSPGMIGCRSDSKVNTSAKDLSNQHICSLGDIPTDEIPSEPPCTVDSSPLSAFDKINSAGTSFDIENFSIFDGTPFRKLLDTPSPWKSPLLFGSFLQSPKLPPEITFEDIGCFMSPGERSYDAIGLMKHLSEHSATAYADALEVLGNDTPETILKKRQLNKSIQGKENHHLPHDQLGNRSQVERRTLDFSDCGTPGKTMVSAASPGGYSSPSSYLLKSCR